In one Tolypothrix sp. NIES-4075 genomic region, the following are encoded:
- a CDS encoding DUF4158 domain-containing protein: protein MTLIDRTAYPKFKQFPSPKELAELYTPQSAEIKFAKSKTKSHEGFLSFMVMLKSFQRLGYFPHPELVPIAVTRHLRSCLKLQDWVKAIPSERQRYTYLQAIRDYLKVKQYDKTGQRLIATLVAEAANVKDHPADLLKKAEGRRQRAEGRRNKSEGDSDPS from the coding sequence ATGACCTTAATTGACCGGACTGCATATCCTAAATTCAAACAATTTCCCAGCCCGAAAGAGCTTGCAGAGCTTTATACCCCACAAAGCGCAGAAATCAAGTTTGCAAAGTCCAAAACTAAGAGCCATGAAGGATTTCTGAGTTTTATGGTCATGCTAAAATCCTTCCAACGGCTTGGTTATTTTCCCCACCCCGAACTAGTACCAATTGCCGTTACCCGTCATTTACGGTCGTGTTTAAAGTTACAAGATTGGGTAAAAGCCATTCCATCCGAACGCCAACGCTACACTTATCTTCAGGCTATTCGGGATTACCTGAAAGTCAAACAGTATGATAAAACAGGTCAAAGATTAATAGCTACATTGGTTGCGGAAGCTGCCAATGTTAAAGACCACCCTGCTGATTTATTGAAGAAGGCAGAAGGCAGAAGGCAGAGGGCAGAGGGCAGAAGGAACAAGTCAGAAGGGGATTCAGACCCCTCCTGA